DNA sequence from the Roseofilum casamattae BLCC-M143 genome:
GAACCATGTCTAGCCCCTATTATTACTGAGGAACATTAATAACCCTGCATTGTATCACCATCGGGTTAGGGACTCGAGAACATGACATTATGGGCTGTGGCGATCGCAGTAAAATATTAATATCGTCTCTTAATCTAGAACTTCCAAGGCACTAAGTACAGGCTCTAATGCAGTTTGAATGGCTTGCACGTGCTCATCAATCGCGGCTTCGCACGACTCTGTTCGGTAAGCGAGTTCGAGAGCTAAAGCAGCAGCTTGTACATTATGAATTCCTAAAAGTCCGGCAGTACTTTTTAAGCTATGAGCATACCGCATGGCGGAATTAGGATCGTCACTCTGTTGCTCGGCTCTAAACTCAGTTTCAAAATGAGTATAGTCATCGCGAAATCCGATCAGTAGTTTACGATAGAGATCTACATTTTCAGTGTGTTCTATTCCGGCAAATTGATCGATCCCAGTTAATTGTGGAAAGGGCAAAGTAAAATCTTCAGAGGGATTAAGAGTGGCAAGATGATTTTGATAACTTAGAGAATCTTCCCCATGATTTGCCTTGGAATCCAGAGAACTTTGTTCGTCGAGAACTTCCGTTCCATCAACTGTGAATGTCTTTGGCGTAATCCAATCCGCCATTGTTATAAACAACTGGGCTATCTTAATTGGCTTAGTAATACGATCGTTCATTCCAGCTTTCAGGGCTTTCTCGCGATCGCCCTGCATTGCATTAGCCGTCATCGCGATAATTGGCAGCTTGACGTAACTTGGCTGTTTGCGAATTTCTTGGGTCGCTTTATAACCGTCCATCACAGGCATGTGAATGTCCATTAATATCCCATCAAACGTTTCTTCTTTTAAAAGATTTAATGCCTCTTCACCATTATTTGCTACGCGCACTTTTATTCCATTATTACTCAGCAAATCAGTAGCAAATTCCTGATTGAGTTTGTTATCTTCCACGAGCAATATACTCGCTCCTTGTAGCCGAGCAATGGCCGCCTGTGTTTTCTGAGTTTTGTGTTCGACTCGAGTGTATGTGATGCGATGATGCCCAAGGCAGTCAAGGATCGAGTTTAATAAGCTAGACGGTGTAATTGGTTTTGCTAAAATCTTAGAGATCTCAAGATCCTGGCTAACTTGCATCGCTTCGTCACAACCATAACCTGTCACCAGAATAATATGTGGTACGCATTTAAGCCCTAGGAGGGTTTGAATCGCCCGAGTGCACTCCACACCATCCATATTGGGCATATGCCAATCCATAAAAATGATGTCGTAAGGCTCGCTTAAGTCAGCCTGCTCTACGAGCTTAATGGCTTCTCGACAGTTTGAGGCATAGTTCGCCGAGCACCCCAAGTTAGTTAGCATTTTAGTTAAAATTTTTCGTGCCGTTGCATTATCATCAACCAGCAATAACTTCAAATGCTTAAGTTTGGGAAAAATATTTTTCTCTACCCTCACTTCCTGCTCGGTTTGTTTGCCCAAACACGCGGTAAAATAAAAAGTGCTTCCGGCTCCCACTGCACTTTCCACCCCAATTCGACCATCCATCAGTTCTGTAAGCTTCTTACAAATGGCTAAACCCAAGCCAGTTCCTCCGTACCTGCGAGTTGTGGATTCATCAACTTGGCTAAAGCTCTGGAATAATTTGACTTGCTGTTCTGAACTGATGCCAATACCCGTGTCCCGGATTGAGAACTGTAGTCGAACAGTTGTTGCATCCTCGTCAAGCACGCAGATAGAAATCACGATCTCACCTGTCTCCGTAAACTTGACTGCATTTGTGGCAAGATTCGACAAGATTTGCCTCAAACGAAGCGGATCTCCCACTAAAGCCATTGGCAAATTAGCAGGGAGATCGAATAAAAATTCCAGACCTTTTTCTTCAGTCTGTAAGCCAACTAAACTAGATATATCATCTAGTATGTCTTCAAGCTGGAAGGGCACGGTTTCTAAATGGAGCCGATCCGCCTCAATTTTAGAGAAGTCTAAAATATCATTGATAATTCCTAAGAGTAATCGAGCTGAGTGATGAATTTTACTGACATAATTGTGTTGCTGTCCGTCAAGATGAGTTTGCAGGACTAAATGGCTCATACCAATAATGACATTCATCGGCGTTCGGATCTCGTGACTCATATTCGCCAGGAATTGCGATTTCGAGAGATTTGCCCGCTCTGCCTCTATTACCTTTTCTCTGAGTTCTATCGTTTTGTGTTCAACCAGTGTTTGCAATTGATTTTGCCGATCGAATAATGCCTCAGAGCGCTCCTCAATTTGCCCGGCCATGTACTTGAACGACTCGAGCACGCGATCGATTTCCTCAACTCCTTGGCGATCGGGAAATTCAACTCTTTCTCCCTGACCCAAGTCACGGGCGAGATGAGCGAGTTTAGAAAGCGGTTTCACCACCTTGAAATAGATTCCAGCGAAACTAAGCAAAAGTATGATAGCGACGAGGATGGATGAAATTCCGTACCATAAATGAGCGAAGGAATGTAACCTGTGGAATTGCTCCTCTCGCTCTACCAACAGGCGATTCTCTTCCTCGATGAAGTCGTTAAGGAGAAGGCGAATCTCATCCATGAAGTGCTTCCCTTCTTTATTCCTAACAATTTCCAGAGCCCGAGCTAGTTCGTTGCTGGAGGTCAAATTAATCGTCAACTGCAGGTTCTCAAACTTCAGTTGCATTAATGCTTGGATTTTTTCCAATCGTTGCTGTTGAGTGTTGTTGTCGCGCGTCAGAGATTTAAGCTTGTTGAATTGGTCTGTCGCTCCATGCACGCCTGTGTGGTAAGAGTCTAAATATGCAGGCACGCCCGTCAGCAGAAACCCTCGCTGTCCAGTTTCTGCATCCACTAAGTACTTCTCGAGTTGGGTTGCAGAGACGATCGCGTCGTGAGTATGATGCACCATATAGTTGGCTTGCTCGGCCTGTTTCTCCCCATCCCATACCATCAATATGCCAATCGTGACAATCGGAATTATCACCAGTGATAATACTCTGTAAAACCTTGTGATACTAGTTCTGGCGTGACGCATTGTTATCCTCAATCAGAGATGGATTTGAGTGTGGCGACTCATGCAAAAAAATTAGAGCAGGGATTACTTTGTTCCATTCACGCTGTGCTTGTTATTTTAGTATAGTCAATTTAATCTAACTATGGCAATAGTAAAGTGCTCCCCCCCTCTTCGATTGCTACTGCCCAAAATGGGGGGAATAACCCCTTATTTTTTGTTCGCGATCGCTAGCTGTAACAGTGGAATTTTACGCAAACGAACGCGAAAATTTAGAACTGATGCAAGAATCGCAGATCGTTGCTATAGAACCGGCGAATATCATCAATTTGGTGCAAGACCATGGCAAAGCGCTCGATACCAAATCCGGCGGCAAATCCACTGTAAACTTCTGGGTCGTAACCCACAGCTTTGAGTACATTGGGGTCTACCATGCCACAACCGAGGACTTCCAACCATTTCCCATTCCACTGTACGTCCACTTCTGCGCTCGGTTCGGTGAACGGGAAATAACTGGCGCGGAAACGAATATCAACGTCGCCAAACATCTGAGTGAGGAATTCTTTGACCGTTCCTTTCAAGTCGGTAAAGGTCAATCCTTCATCAACGGCAAGTAATTCCATCTGGTGGAACACGGCAGCGTGGGTAGCATCCACCGTATCGCGACGATAGCAGCGTCCGGGAGCAACAATGCGTACCGGGGGTTCGTTCTTCTCCATATAGCGAATTTGCACGGAAGAGGTATGAGTGCGGAGCAGATTGCCATCGGGAAGATAGAAGGTATCCTGCATATCTCGTGCGGGGTGATCGGGTGGAGTGTTGAGCGCCTCGAAGTTGTAGTAGTCGGTTTCCATCTCCGGCCCGGCAGCCAGAGTATATCCGAGTCCGACGAAGATATCGATCGCCCGATCGAAAGTACTGTTTAAAGGATGAATGCGACCTTGCGGGCGATACACTCCAGCCATGGTCACATCAATGGTCTCTGCTTCCAGTTGGGCTTGAATTTTCGCCTGTTGTAGCGCCGTACGCTTGTCTTCAAGAGCAGTTTGAATGGTCGTTTTGACCTCATTGGCCGCAGAACCGATGCGAGGGCGATCGCTCGGATCGAGTTTTCCCATGCCTCCCAAGACCTTCGGTAACTGGCCTTTTTTGCCCAGAAAGGCGATCCTAATCTCTTCCAATTTTTGCAGGTCTTCGCAGGTGGCGATCGCCGCTATGGCAGCTTGTTTGAGATCGGCTAATTGTTGTTCTAAGTCGCTCAACATAAAAATTCTAGAGGGCAAAATTAAGCAAGATAACGTGGTTGCGTGGCGGCACTATGCCTTAAATAAATGCTACCATTATTTGCGTTCTCGACTTGCGATCGCTATGACTATCGTTCTTTCCTCTCAAGAGATCGCTCATTACCGCACTGAATTAGCTGCCGACCAAGAAGCCTTAAGTGCTCTAGACCAAATTGAAGACTGCGAGGGAGACCTGGAAGATGCCGCTATCTCTCTCGGCATTCAAGCGGGACAACAACCCGATCGCGCCGACTGGTTATCGGGAGTTGCCAAACGCTGTCGCGTCGTCCTCTGCTGCGATCCCTGTCACAGCTATTTCCAAGCCGGAAAGTTGAGTCATGTCGTTGCGACTCTGCGCGAGGCTGGAGTTTGTCCGCCAGAGTTAGTAACTCCAGTGGTTTTGTGGGTCGTCCAACTTGGAGTAGAAAATTTTTGCGAACCCTTAAGTTACAAGCAGTATAACTAGTTTCCTACAAATGTAGTTATCACCGAAATTAAGCGGGCAATAGAGCGTTGTTCATGGGAATTGCAGAGTATTAAGATTGACATTCAAACGAACTGAGAGAGTCCCGGCGAACCCAACCTCGCAGGCCGCCATCAACAAATTCAACGTTGACCCAGTCTCTTCCATAGCGATCGTCGGCGATCGCCAACCCATCGACACCACCGCGAATCGCGATAATGCGATCGCCCGAAACTCCATCGTAAAGAACTGCAAAGGCTTCGCCCGCCCCATCTCGCACGGGAATAGTATTCATGGGATCGTTTCTGCCCTTCTGCACAATTAGCATCGCCCGACAGCTGGAGATGGGGGGAGCTTCAGCACGAGTCGGTCTCGATATTCCGAGTAGCAGAGCGATGGCCGCAGCTATGGCGATCGTTCCGTCTCTATGCCTGAATTGCATAACAAAATTGAGATCGGCAACTTATTTAATGATATCCCTCTTCTGTTATTCTCCGAAAATTAAGAAGGATATAAGGAGCGATCGCCAATCTCAATCGCTCCCTATTCTCTACTCTGTTGCCTCTTCCGCGCCTTCTTCCGCGCCTTCTTCCTCCCCAGGAGGAGCAGGAGGAGGTAGCTCCGTTGGCAACAGTGCTTTAATTTGCATTTGCGTTGTTAGCTTCGGCTCATTGGGCGCAACCAAAAGCCCATCTTGATAGAGCACCTGTTGGGAGCCGCTATCGACTTGAAGTTCCATTGATTCAACCGTCAGTAAGGGTTGTAATCGTTCGATATCCAACAATACCAATCGAGTTTGGTCAAAGTTGCCGGCAAACTGCAGTTCGTAGGAACGGCTTCTCAGCTTACCGTCCACCTCTGCTCCTAGAGAGCCATCAGCGACCAACTGTATGCCCTCTGAGTCCGGTTGAAACTGAATTAATTCGACCCCTCGCTCTCTCAGAATACGATTAATATCTAACAGCAAAGTTTGCAGCGATTTATCGTCCGCAAATAGAGTTTGTATCTCCACACTTTGTTGTTCTGCTAGGGCTTGGTCTGCTTGAGCCTCCTGGAGAAGGTTCTCTAACTCTTGTCCGGACCTCACCTGAGAGCCTTTCTCATCCAACTCAGCTTTCAGCGTTGTGTTTTGCTCCATCGCTGGTAACACTTGGCTATAAACCAAAAACCCAGCAGCGAGTAAACCCACCACGCCAATGGCGACACCAATAATCAGATTAGTCTGATTCGCGCCTTTACCTTCCTCGTCGGCACCAACATTCGTGCCAAAATCGCCTGCCATGGTCATTACTCTAATATCCCCTTTTGTCGTAATGTTTCAATCCGACTGGTTAACCCAATTGCACCCTTACTTTCCAGTTGAGTCATTAGCTCTGTTGCTCCCTTGTCGGAAAGAGGCGTACTAATCTCAAAAGACACCACATCCGGAAGGGTTACTTGAATGTCACTCCCTTCAGGAACTTCAACTTGTACCGGACTGTTGGTAATTCGTGCCGAAGCCAGTTGAGTGTTCTCGCCGCCAAGGAAATCCGAGTTTTGTAAGAGGAGAACAAAATCATTCACATCATCGTAGGTATTCGCCAGTCCGCGAATTTCGATTCCCGGTACTGGTCCCGGTGGCGGAGCGTCAGCAGCGGCATTGGGATCGGGAGGCAGTTCCACTTCCACTTGCTGGATGCTGTTCATTTGAACGCCCGTTGGAGTACGATCCTTAATCTCTTGCAGCAGAGCCGACCACGGCTTAATTTGATTAAATACAGTAGCCAGAGCTAAGGTCTGCGTCCGAATTGCCTCCGTTTGGGCTTTAATCCCGTCGATTTCTGCAGTTTGTGCTGCCTGCTGCTCGATATCGGCATTGACTCCATCGACCTGAGCTTGCAATTGAGCATTTTCGCGATCGAAGTACAAGAACTTAGTCCCCAAAGCACCTCCAATGGCTAGAGCGGCAACCACTACTCCAGCAACTATTGGAATAAAGCTTTGAGGAGAAGCACTCCCTCCCCCTCCCCCTGCATCTTTAGTCTTGCTCGCCGGGGTATCTAAATATCCCGGTCTATCTTTAAGAAAATTAATATCGAGTCCATACATGGTTCTAAACCTCTAGATCACGTACCGTAATCCCAGTCCTAAAGCTACACCCAAACCCGGCCGTTGAGCGGGTGGAATCTCCATCTCCGCTTCTAGGGAGAGAGCTTCCAGAGGATCGACTTGGGACGTGGGAACGCTAAGTCGTTGAGTTAAAAATTCATCTAATTGTCCGATTCCCGCTCCGCTACCAGCGAGGAGGAGTTGAGCGACTTCTTGATTTTCGCCTTGATTGACGTAGAAGTCGATCGATCGCCGCAGTTCGTCTGCTAATTCTCCCAGTACTCTTACCATAGCAGCCGCTCCAGGATTGGAGCCAGTCATCCCGGTTTGAACGCTATCGACGGGAGTTAAAGGAATGGTCATCCCTTGCAAAATTTCTGGGTTCCGCGACGGCGGCAGGTTCATTGCCTGACACAAGGCATTTTGAATCTGATTGGTGCCGATGGGAACCGTCCGCGAAAATTGCGGGACGCCATCGACGACGATCGCAATTTCTGTCCCTTCAAATTCTATATTAGCGATCGCCACTGCTTCTCCCAAGGGAAATTGCCGCAATTCCTCCCGAATGGTCCGAATTAGGGAAAAACTACTAATTTCTAACACATCCAGGTGTAATCCCGCTTGCTCGAAGGTATTGATATAGTTATCGGTAATTTCTTTGCGAGTCGCCACCAACAACACGCGCACCTTTTCAATGCCGTCATCATCCACCATTAGATCGAGCTTCTGATAGTCAACATCGGCTTCTTCGCGGGGAAAAGGCAAGTACAACCCAGCCTCCTGATTGAGCACCATCTCCCGCAGCTCGTTATCATCCAGCTCCGCAGGCACCGGGATCAGACGGGTCACTGCTTCCCGTCCGGACACCGCTGAGGCCGCATTTTTCACTGTAATTTTCTGCTCCTCCAACGCCATTTGAATCAATTCGGCCATGGCTGGAGCATCGAGAATTTGCCCATCTTCATATATCCCTTCCGGGACTTCTAGGGAGTGGAACGACTGGAGTTTGTATGCCTGACCTTTCTTCAGGACTTGAACAATGTTAATCTGTTCGGGAGTAATCTCTACTCCAATTCCTTTCGGCCGTTTTGAGAATAAACTTTTGACGTTATCAAGAAGGTTCACAGCGGTAGTTTCCCTAGTTAATTGGGGGCTAGACGGTCGGGATGCCTCTTAACCGATTCAAGAGGAGTGGATACACCTGTTATAGCTTAATTGTCCCTAGAGCCGCGGCCGAAGCGATGGTGAATCGATTCGGAAAGGACAATTATGGGTCTATACACGCAATAATAGCGATAATTACGAGTTTTCTATTGTGGGTCAGATTACCATGTTCTTTCATCGTCGCCAATCTCGATCGTTTCTGCTGCTCGTGGCGATCGCCTTTAGTCTCAGTTGGCTCATCAGTTGCACGGCTCCAGCTCCGGAGGGTTCTTCTGGAGCGAAAGAGATTGAGTTTTGGACGATGCAACTGCAACCCAAGTTTACCGATTATTTTACCGAGCGCATTGCTCAGTTTGAGGGAGAAAATCCGGGCGTCACCGTTCGCTGGGTTGATGTCCCTTGGGCGGCCATGGAGAGCAAGATTTTGACTGCAGTGGCGGCGCAAACTGCCCCCGATGTGGTAAATCTCAATCCTAATTTTGCTTCGACGTTGGCGGCTCGGAATGCTTGGTTGTCGTTGGGGGAGCGAGTGAGTTCGGAGGATCGCGATCGCTATTTATCCGGGATTTGGCAGGCGAATACTCTGGAGGACACCACGTTTGGACTGCCTTGGTATCTGACCGCGCGAGTTACGCTCTATAATACCGAACTTTTGCAGCAAGCGGGAATTACCGAAGCGCCGACTACCTATGCTGAGTTAGCTAAAGTGGCGCAACAGGTGAAAGAAAAGACGGGAAAATTTGCGTTTTTTGTTACGTTTGTTCCGGAAGATTCCGCAGAAGTTTTGGAGTCTCTGGTGCAAATGGGGGTAACTCTGGTTGATGATTCTGGAAAAGCGGCGTTTAATTCACCAGAAGGGAAAGCCGCATTCGAGTATTGGGTCGATTTGTATCAAAAGGGATGGTTGCCCCGAGAAGTATTGACCCAAGGGCATCGTAGAGCGATTGAATTATACCAAGCTGGAGAAATTGCGCTCTTGTTTTCCGGTCCGGAATTCATGAATGCGATCGCCACTAATGCTCCGGACATCTCCAAAGTCACCTCAACTTCTCCTCAAATTACTGGTAACACTGGTAAGGTGAATGTAGCAGCTATGAATGTGGTTATTCCCCAGCAAACGGACGTGCCCGAAGAGGCCCTAGAGTTTGCCTTATTTATTACGAATGCCAATAATCAACTTGCCTTTGCCCGAGCCGCTAATGTACTCCCCTCTACAGTAGACTCGTTGCAAGAGTATCAAGACCTTCTCAAGCAGTCCGAGGAAGGAACTCCCGTAGAACAGGCAAGATTAGTCAGTTCCCAACAACTCGAGTCCGCAGAAGTTTTGATTCCAGCGATGAAGGGATTAGCCGATCTAAAAAAAGCCATTTATGATAATTTACAAGCCGCTATGTTGGGCGAAAAAAATGTCGATCGCGCCTTAGCTGATGCTGCAGAGACTTGGAACTCGCTGAACTAATTAACCTCTGTCTGGTTACAGAAAGGGTAACGCCTCGCACATCTACGGTTGGGTTATGACAGTCTGGGAAAGTAGGGAGCTGTTGGCAGGTAGCTGCCGAACTCTCGATGTTATTCCCGTATTGGTAAACTAGCGATGATGCAATTATTAACTCTAAAAAAACTCGGTACGCTTCTGAGCGCGGGTTTAGTGTTGCTGGGACTCTGGGGATGCTTTCGTCCCACAACTCCAGGAGCGATCGCATCTCCTTCTGTTATTTCGCAAATCGATAATACCGTCAATGCAGACCTTGCTGATGGAAACCGTCGCTTTAGCTTTAAGTTATGGAAAACTCTGTTAGCAAAGGAAGAAGAAAAGAATGTTTTTATTTCGCCGGCGAGTATTGCGATCGCGCTAACCATGACCTATAATGGCGCATCGGGAGAAACTCAAACCGCTATGGCGAAAGCATTGGAGCTACAAGGACTGAGTTTAGATGAAATTAATCAAGGTTACGCGCACCTGCAACAGAGTTTACAGCACGATAATTCCGGCATTGAATTAAGTTTAGCCAACTCCCTCTGGGGACGAGAAGACATCGCTTTCGATCCGCAATTCATCGATAATACCAAAACCTTTTACAACGCCCATTTGCGATCGTTGGATTTCAGCAATCCTAAAACCAAGCAACAGATTAACGGTTGGGTGAAGCAGCACACGAAAGGCAAAATACCCGAAATTCTCGATCGCGTCAATAGCTCCGATCTTCTCTTCCTCATTAATGCGACCTATTTTAAAGGAGAATGGCAACAAGAATTCAACGAAGAACTCACCCGCGATCGCACTTTTTATCTGGCTAAAGGTAAGGAAAAACAACATCCCATGATGTTCCAAACCGGAACCTATGACTATCTGGAAACAGACGAGTTTCAAGCCGCGCGCTTGCCCTATGGCAACGGTCGATTGAGCTTTTATGTCTTTTTGCCTAAAGAAGAGCGCAGCTTATCTCAATTCTACCAAACGTTGGATGACAAGACTTGGCAAACTTGGATCGGTCAGTTTTCCGAACAAGAAGGATCGATCGCTTTACCAAAATTCAAGCTCGAATACGGCACGGAACTTTCACCTATACTCTCCAGTTTAGGTATGGAAATTGCCTTTCATCCCGGAGCCGATTTTTCTGCCATGATGGATGCTGATGGATATATCGATCGCGTGAAACACAAAACTTTTGTTGAAGTTAACGAAACCGGAACTGAAGCCGCTGCCGCAACTGCGATCGCCATTACCGAAACAGCCGTTGCTCCGACAATTAATCCCTTCCAAATGGTAGTCAATCGCCCGTTTTTCTGTGCCATTTACGACAGCGAAACCGATACGCCTCTGTTTCTCGGTTCAATTACCAATCCGGAATAATTACCAGGAGCCAGACTCGCAGGCTAAAAGGCGATCGAGAATTGCGACTTGTTCTTTATCTCCTTGCTCTCGAACTCCGGCTTCTGCGGCCGCATTCACCAACTCTAACATCAGGCGCACCGCGAATGTTTCTTCTACTTCATCTTCGACAATTTCAGCATCTAACGTTTCTAGATTTTCCGTATAAGACTTGAGATGATTCCACTCAAACCGTTCCATCAATTGATTGATTACATAAGTTTGTTCCGGACGCGCTGTTTGCATCAGGTTAATAATTGGCT
Encoded proteins:
- a CDS encoding PilN domain-containing protein; its protein translation is MYGLDINFLKDRPGYLDTPASKTKDAGGGGGSASPQSFIPIVAGVVVAALAIGGALGTKFLYFDRENAQLQAQVDGVNADIEQQAAQTAEIDGIKAQTEAIRTQTLALATVFNQIKPWSALLQEIKDRTPTGVQMNSIQQVEVELPPDPNAAADAPPPGPVPGIEIRGLANTYDDVNDFVLLLQNSDFLGGENTQLASARITNSPVQVEVPEGSDIQVTLPDVVSFEISTPLSDKGATELMTQLESKGAIGLTSRIETLRQKGILE
- the pheS gene encoding phenylalanine--tRNA ligase subunit alpha; amino-acid sequence: MLSDLEQQLADLKQAAIAAIATCEDLQKLEEIRIAFLGKKGQLPKVLGGMGKLDPSDRPRIGSAANEVKTTIQTALEDKRTALQQAKIQAQLEAETIDVTMAGVYRPQGRIHPLNSTFDRAIDIFVGLGYTLAAGPEMETDYYNFEALNTPPDHPARDMQDTFYLPDGNLLRTHTSSVQIRYMEKNEPPVRIVAPGRCYRRDTVDATHAAVFHQMELLAVDEGLTFTDLKGTVKEFLTQMFGDVDIRFRASYFPFTEPSAEVDVQWNGKWLEVLGCGMVDPNVLKAVGYDPEVYSGFAAGFGIERFAMVLHQIDDIRRFYSNDLRFLHQF
- the pilM gene encoding type IV pilus assembly protein PilM; the encoded protein is MNLLDNVKSLFSKRPKGIGVEITPEQINIVQVLKKGQAYKLQSFHSLEVPEGIYEDGQILDAPAMAELIQMALEEQKITVKNAASAVSGREAVTRLIPVPAELDDNELREMVLNQEAGLYLPFPREEADVDYQKLDLMVDDDGIEKVRVLLVATRKEITDNYINTFEQAGLHLDVLEISSFSLIRTIREELRQFPLGEAVAIANIEFEGTEIAIVVDGVPQFSRTVPIGTNQIQNALCQAMNLPPSRNPEILQGMTIPLTPVDSVQTGMTGSNPGAAAMVRVLGELADELRRSIDFYVNQGENQEVAQLLLAGSGAGIGQLDEFLTQRLSVPTSQVDPLEALSLEAEMEIPPAQRPGLGVALGLGLRYVI
- a CDS encoding ABC transporter substrate-binding protein → MFFHRRQSRSFLLLVAIAFSLSWLISCTAPAPEGSSGAKEIEFWTMQLQPKFTDYFTERIAQFEGENPGVTVRWVDVPWAAMESKILTAVAAQTAPDVVNLNPNFASTLAARNAWLSLGERVSSEDRDRYLSGIWQANTLEDTTFGLPWYLTARVTLYNTELLQQAGITEAPTTYAELAKVAQQVKEKTGKFAFFVTFVPEDSAEVLESLVQMGVTLVDDSGKAAFNSPEGKAAFEYWVDLYQKGWLPREVLTQGHRRAIELYQAGEIALLFSGPEFMNAIATNAPDISKVTSTSPQITGNTGKVNVAAMNVVIPQQTDVPEEALEFALFITNANNQLAFARAANVLPSTVDSLQEYQDLLKQSEEGTPVEQARLVSSQQLESAEVLIPAMKGLADLKKAIYDNLQAAMLGEKNVDRALADAAETWNSLN
- a CDS encoding hybrid sensor histidine kinase/response regulator; this encodes MRHARTSITRFYRVLSLVIIPIVTIGILMVWDGEKQAEQANYMVHHTHDAIVSATQLEKYLVDAETGQRGFLLTGVPAYLDSYHTGVHGATDQFNKLKSLTRDNNTQQQRLEKIQALMQLKFENLQLTINLTSSNELARALEIVRNKEGKHFMDEIRLLLNDFIEEENRLLVEREEQFHRLHSFAHLWYGISSILVAIILLLSFAGIYFKVVKPLSKLAHLARDLGQGERVEFPDRQGVEEIDRVLESFKYMAGQIEERSEALFDRQNQLQTLVEHKTIELREKVIEAERANLSKSQFLANMSHEIRTPMNVIIGMSHLVLQTHLDGQQHNYVSKIHHSARLLLGIINDILDFSKIEADRLHLETVPFQLEDILDDISSLVGLQTEEKGLEFLFDLPANLPMALVGDPLRLRQILSNLATNAVKFTETGEIVISICVLDEDATTVRLQFSIRDTGIGISSEQQVKLFQSFSQVDESTTRRYGGTGLGLAICKKLTELMDGRIGVESAVGAGSTFYFTACLGKQTEQEVRVEKNIFPKLKHLKLLLVDDNATARKILTKMLTNLGCSANYASNCREAIKLVEQADLSEPYDIIFMDWHMPNMDGVECTRAIQTLLGLKCVPHIILVTGYGCDEAMQVSQDLEISKILAKPITPSSLLNSILDCLGHHRITYTRVEHKTQKTQAAIARLQGASILLVEDNKLNQEFATDLLSNNGIKVRVANNGEEALNLLKEETFDGILMDIHMPVMDGYKATQEIRKQPSYVKLPIIAMTANAMQGDREKALKAGMNDRITKPIKIAQLFITMADWITPKTFTVDGTEVLDEQSSLDSKANHGEDSLSYQNHLATLNPSEDFTLPFPQLTGIDQFAGIEHTENVDLYRKLLIGFRDDYTHFETEFRAEQQSDDPNSAMRYAHSLKSTAGLLGIHNVQAAALALELAYRTESCEAAIDEHVQAIQTALEPVLSALEVLD
- a CDS encoding serpin family protein; the protein is MMQLLTLKKLGTLLSAGLVLLGLWGCFRPTTPGAIASPSVISQIDNTVNADLADGNRRFSFKLWKTLLAKEEEKNVFISPASIAIALTMTYNGASGETQTAMAKALELQGLSLDEINQGYAHLQQSLQHDNSGIELSLANSLWGREDIAFDPQFIDNTKTFYNAHLRSLDFSNPKTKQQINGWVKQHTKGKIPEILDRVNSSDLLFLINATYFKGEWQQEFNEELTRDRTFYLAKGKEKQHPMMFQTGTYDYLETDEFQAARLPYGNGRLSFYVFLPKEERSLSQFYQTLDDKTWQTWIGQFSEQEGSIALPKFKLEYGTELSPILSSLGMEIAFHPGADFSAMMDADGYIDRVKHKTFVEVNETGTEAAAATAIAITETAVAPTINPFQMVVNRPFFCAIYDSETDTPLFLGSITNPE